One window from the genome of Lacerta agilis isolate rLacAgi1 chromosome 16, rLacAgi1.pri, whole genome shotgun sequence encodes:
- the APEX2 gene encoding DNA-(apurinic or apyrimidinic site) lyase 2 codes for MRLASWNVNGLRAGLGPAGLRPLLDSLGADVVCLQETKVTRDLLEEPLAIVEGYNSYFSFSRTRNGYSGVATFCKVSATPEAAEEGLSGLFAKHDGAVGSYGDTEGFTTEELQALDSEGRAVITRHRIRTSEQQETTLTVINVYCPRADPEKPERGDFKLRFYQLLQARAEALLRAGGHVVILGDVNTAHKPIDHCDPGDLESFQEHPGRRWLDSFLWEPDKDSQDGKCFVDTFRFLHPGRSDAYTCWCNVTGSRQLNYGTRIDYILADRALALSELQDAQLMPDVFGSDHCPVRVVLRSVCLGAPRCPPLCTRFLPEFAGTQQKLNRFLVKVERTGLPEERGQKRGGREPSVAGGSKKRRVGPPQKGQGDLRSFFKAGNGRPRATANSADYQTVMKTRTAEDSGVEPPLDASGRIADERGAEEVAGGTQTCTGSLREEPTLGKANGEALDCGKGSVPSSSNQSAALWKSLLPGPARPPHCKTHGEPCVLRTVKKQGPNSGRRFYVCSRPLGKPSDPRSRCDFFLWASRGNP; via the exons ATGAGGCTGGCGAGCTGGAACGTCAATGGGCTCCGGGCTGGGTTGGGACCTGCGGGGTTGAGGCCGCTCCTGGACTCCCTGGGGGCGGATGTCGTCTGCCTGCAAGAGACCAAGGTCACCC GGGACCTGCTGGAGGAGCCATTGGCAATAGTGGAGGGCTATAACTCTTATTTCAGCTTCAGTCGCACCCGCAATGGCTATTCAG GTGTTGCAACGTTCTGCAAGGTCAGTGCCACCCCAGAGGCAGCTGAAGAAGGCCTGTCTGGGCTGTTTGCTAAGCACGATGGCGCAGTTGGTTCTTATGGAGACACAGAGGGCTTCACAACTGAGGAGCTGCAGGCATTGGACAGTGAGGGCCGGGCCGTGATCACCCGTCATCGTATTCG CACTTCAGAACAGCAGGAGACCACGCTGACAGTCATCAATGTGTACTGCCCTCGTGCAGACCCTGAAAAGCCAGAGCGTGGGGACTTCAAGCTGCGTTTCTATCAACTCTTGCAAGCTCGTGCCGAGGCACTTCTCAGAGCTGGGGG CCATGTGGTCATCCTGGGGGACGTCAACACAGCACACAAGCCTATTGACCACTGTGACCCAGGAGATCTG GAATCCTTTCAGGAGCATCCCGGGCGTCGCTGGCTGGACAGTTTCCTGTGGGAGCCAGACAAGGATTCCCAGGATGGGAAATGCTTTGTCGACACGTTCCGTTTTCTGCACCCTGGTCGGAGTGACGCCTACACCTGCTGGTGCAACGTAACCGGTTCCCGGCAGCTCAACTACGGCACCCGCATTGACTATATCCTGGCTGATCGTGCACTAGCATTGTCAGAGCTGCAGGATGCCCAGCTCATGCCAGACGTCTTTGGCTCCGACCACTGCCCTGTGCGGGTGGTGCTTAGGAGCGTCTGCCTGGGGGCGCCCCGCTGCCCACCTCTCTGCACCCGCTTCCTGCCTGAGTTTGCTGGCACCCAGCAGAAGCTCAACCGCTTCCTCGTGAAAGTGGAGCGGACCGGCCTGCCAGAGGAGAGGGGGCAAAAACGGGGCGGGAGGGAACCAAGTGTTGCGGGGGGTTCCAAGAAGAGACGGGTGGGTCCACCGCAGAAGGGGCAAGGGGATTTGCGAAGCTTCTTCAAAGCTGGAAACGGCAGGCCTAGGGCCACCGCCAACAGTGCCGACTACCAGACGGTAATGAAAACAAGGACAGCAGAAGATTCTGGGGTGGAACCTCCTCTTGACGCTTCTGGAAGGATCGCTGATGAGCGTGGGGCGGAGGAAGTTGCTGGTGGGACCCAGACATGCACTGGGAGTTTGAGAGAGGAGCCCACTCTGGGCAAGGCCAATGGAGAAGCTCTGGATTGTGGGAAAGGCTCGGTTCCCTCTAGTTCAAACCAGTCCGCTGCCCTGTGGAAGTCACTGCTGCCAGGCCCTGCTCGCCCACCTCACTGCAAGACCCATGGAGAGCCCTGTGTCCTGCGGACAGTGAAGAAGCAGGGACCAAACTCTGGGCGGCGCTTTTACGTTTGCTCCCGGCCTCTGGGGAAGCCCTCAGATCCCCGCTCCCGCTGTGACTTCTTTCTGTGGGCCAGTCGGGGGAATCCTTGA